DNA sequence from the Deltaproteobacteria bacterium genome:
TGCTGCCTCCGCCTCGCGGACGTCGATCTTGCCAGTCACTACATCCGCAATCAGAAGGGTACGGTATTCGTGGAGGAGGGAAAGCTTTGCCCGAACACCCTCCACCGCACCGTTGATGGCCTTTTCGGCATCCCTGATCACCTTCACGATGCACTGTTGCTCGTCCCGCGGCGGTATCAGAACCCTCCAAGACCGAATGTGATGATGGGCAATCTTCGGCATTGTTGCACTTGATCCGCGGGCATCACGCTCGATTTGCCTTCGGCCCAGGGCGCTGAGTAGCTGGAACATTAGGAGTCTTCGCTCAAGGATCGCAGGTTTAGGAGTCAAGCGGTAGATTAGGTCGCTGATCACGGTCTTCGGTCTTGCTCCCTCGACTATGCAAACATCGCCCACAAGGTCACGTGTGTTCGATCGAGTCAACAGAAGATCTCCGTTCTCGATCTCTATTCCTTCAGGGATCTTTGCAGAGATAGGAATCGGCTTGATCGCGGTAGAGTCGAACATACCACGCTTAACGGACGACAAGGCGAGCACTGCCCATTGATTTGGCTGTATCTCGCCTTCGGCCGCAGTAGGACTCCATCCTTGAGCGATATGGCGCAGACAACGGCCTAAAGGTGCTTCACCCCAATCCGCCGGCACCTCCCCCAGCCACTCGACGCCAGACGGTTTGTAGGCCGGGTAGGGTTTGCCCGTCCGGACGTCGATCCGGCCTGTGCCCGCCTCGTGGATGAGGGCCTGCTTTTGCTCCTCCAGCAACGCGATCAGCTTCTCCCTGGCCCGGATGTAGCGCTGGATACGACGGTCGGCGTGGTCGAGGAAAAGGACGATGGCAGCCTGTTCGGCGAGCGGTGGTTGCACAACCTTCATGCTTCCGATGAAGGTCCAGTCAGCCCGCGGCATCTTGGCGCCGAAGGTAGAAGCGTCGACAGTGTCTATGATCGGCTTTGCTCGTAACAGTCGTTCCAGGAAACCGGTATCGAACGTAGTATCGCGCGGGCGAAGAACAAGAAATTCACCAACGCATAGGCCACCCGTCGTCGGCCGAGTTACCTTGGCCAAGTAGGGGCGAAGCTTTCCGAACAGAACATCTCCCGGTGCGAAGCGTTTCAGTTGACTGTCGGGACCAACGTCAGGAGGGGCCCCGTTGAGCTGACCAGTCCAACTCTCGACATGCTCCAGAGCCACGTACAAGTCTTTCCCTCGTCGCTCCGTTCCTGGCTCAACAACGTTTGTCACTGACGACTTCAGGCGTTCCGTAGTCCAATGCGCTGGCACCTCTCCCAGCCACGGGACGCCGGAATCCTGATAGACAGGATAAGGTTTGAGGTTGTGGATCATGACCCCCTGCTATCCCCGATGATTTCGTCGAGCAACCCTTCCGTCTCCCTCTCCAGCGCCAGGATGTCGGCGCGGATCTCCTTCAGCGTCCGCATGGGCTGTGGCTTGTAGAAATAGCGGTTGAAGCTGATCTCGTAGCCGATCTTCACGTTGTCCGGCTGGTACCAAGCGTCAGGGGCGTAGGGCAGAACCTCGCGGCGGAGGAACCCTTCGATGCCGCCAGCTTCCTGCAAGGGGATCTGCTCGGTATCGCGCAGGTCGGTGTCCGGCTCGTACTCCACCACCGCAGACCTGCCACCCACCGTCGCCTCGAACAGTCCGCGCAAAGGGTCCGCCTCCGTGCCCTTCTTGAGTATCCGCCTGATCACCGGCGGCGAGTTCTCGTTGCGCGTGCCGTGATCCCTCAACCTCTTGACGTCGGCGCCTCCGTAGGCGCGATTCGGGTCCGCCTCCTCGATGCGGAGCGGCCGCTCCACCGTCACCTTCCAGTAGCCGAAGGCGGCGTTGTCGAAGATCCTGCTCTGGTCGTTCTCCTCGAAAGCGAGGAAGGTATCGCAGATGCGGGTGATGTCGTCCTCGCCCATCTCGCAGTTCTTCTTGCCCAGGTTCCTGCCCAACGGACGGTGCCAACCGGTCGCGTCGATCAACTGCACCCGGCCGCGCCGGTGCGGCGGCTTGCGGTTGGTGAGCACCCAGACGTAGGTGGCGATGCCCGTGTTGTAGAACATGTTGAGCGGCAGGGCGACGATCGCCTCCAGCCAGTCGTTCTCGATGATCCAGCGCCGGATGTTGCTCTCGCCCTGGCCGGCCTCGCCGGTGAACAGCGAACTGCCGTTGTGCACCTCGGCAATGCGGCTGCCGAGCGGCGTGTGCTGCTTCATCTTCGACAGCATGTTGGCAAGGAACAACATCTGACCGTCGCTGGAACGGGTGACCAGGGAGAACTCCGGGTCGCCGTGATGCTCGATCAGGAAGCGCGGGTCCCGCATCCCCTTCCTGCCGCCCTTGCGCTCCAATTCGGTCTTCCAGCTCTTGCCGTACGGCGGATTCGAGAGCATGAAGTCGAACTCGCGCGACGGAAACGCATCGTTGGCCAGCGTCGAATGCTCCGGACCGCCCACGATGTTGTCGGCGGCCTCGCCCTCCCCCTTGAGCAAGAGGTCGGCCTTGCAGATCGCGTAGGTCTCGGCGTTGATCTCCTGTCCGTAGAGATGGGTAGAGACCTGCTTGCCGTGCTCGGCCGCTCGCAGACGGCCGCGGTCTCGGCGGCGAAGGCGACGCTCCGGGAGGCCCTGGAGAATGGCCGCGGACTCTTCGAGAAGCCCCGGACGCGCGAGCTCTCGGGGATCGAGGTGGGGTACCGGAAGCAGCCGGGGCGCGTCGACGTGCCCGACGCCGGCGCCACCATCGCGCGGATCCGCGCCAAGCATCCGCACCTGGCGCCGTCGCTCATCAACGTCCGGGAGTCCCTCGACAAGGCGGCCGCGCGCAAGGTCGACGCGAAGACCTTGGCCGCGGTGGGCGTGGCGATCGTGGACGTCGACGACGAAATCGTGATCCGCGGCGCGGGCGGCGATATCGACAAGCTCGTGGCCGCGCTGATGGACGACGTGAGGGAGGAAGCCGATGACGCCGCCTGATGCGAAACAGGTCATCCCCCTGCGGAGCGAGCGGTGGACGAAGCTGGTTCGCGCCGTGCACGCCCGGCGCCGGCAACTGGATCTGGACGAGGATCGGTACCGCGACGCGATCGAGCGGGCGACCGGCAAGCGGTCGTGCAGCGATCTCGGCACCGTGGGCCTGGGCGCTGTGCTGATAGAGCTCGGGAAGCTCCGTCCCTCGTCGGTCCTGCCGGACGCGCCCGGGGCCTCGAAGCTCCGGGCGCTCTGGATAGCGGGCTGGCACCTGGGCGTCGTGCAGGACCGCCGGGACTCCGCCCTGGCGGCGTTCGTGCGCAGGGAATGCGGTGTCGATGCGGCGGGATGGGCGACGGCGCGCGACCTGGGGAAGGCCATCGACCGGCTGAAGGCATGGCTGAGGCGCGAGGCCGGGGTTAAGTGGCCCCAGCGCGACAGGACCAACAGGGAGCGCGGTCGCGGCGAGGCGATGGCGGTGCTCGAGGCTCAGCACCGCGCGCTGGGGCTGGATCCGCCGGCGCTCACCACGATCGAGACCGTGAACCTGGTGATCGCCGCCCTGGGCCAGGCGGTGCGCGACCTCAAGTCCGGACACGAGGACCGCGGGTGAGCTGCATCGTGATCAAGTGCCCGGTCTGCGGCCAACCCCGTTCGGGTGCAGTGCAGCGGGACCCCATCGGACGAAGCCGTCAAGGAGATAGCGTCATTCGTCGCCGAGCTGCATCACCCATCGCAGGGGTCCGCGTGACGGGGTCCGCCTGGCCCGGCATCCTTGGCGCAGTGGCGGCGTCCCTCGGGGACGATGCCGCCATGGACACGGCCGAACGACTCAGCGGCGCCACGATCTACGTCCCCAGCGGCATCCCTGAAGATCATTGGCTGATCGGATACCTGGGCCGGGAGGTCGCCGAGACGCTGGCCCGGATATGCGGCGGAGAGAACGTCTACATCCCCTGCGCGCGGACCATGCGCGCGATCCTCCTCCATCAAAGGGGCCTGACCATTCCTCAGATAGCGGCCTGCGTGGGCTCCACCCAATACTCGGTGCGCCGCATTCTAAGACATTTGTCACCTGAACGTCAGCGCTGATTTAGGCTAACATGGCCGCCCTATGTGGGAGGTCATCGCCGAGGCCGTGGGATGGATACTCGGCGTAGTCGGCGCCGTCGCCGGGGCGGGCATCATCTTGGTGTTGCGAACGCTGCGGGAAGCCGAACGGGACATCCAGTCGCTGAAGCATCTGGTGGCGGATATCCCGGAACTCCGCCGCGAGCAAGAACGCCAGAGGGTCGAGCTGGCCAGAGAGCAGACGGTCCGGCAGGAGATGGTGCCGTTCGTGAGCCGCAGCCTCGGCTCCATCGAACGGCACAGCGAAGCGATCGCGCGACTGGAGGAGCGTACGAAGGAGAACCAATGTCCCTAGATCGGATCTCGTTGCCGACTGCCCGATGGGATGCGTTGCGCACCGTGCGAGTTGCGGGCTACCTCGGCGCTACGGAATCGATGGTCCATGACGTACTGGTCGTTCAGTACCCCACCCTTGACAACCGGTGCGTGCGCAACATCATGCATTACCTGGAGGCGCGCGGGCTGGTCACGATTCAACGCTCCGAGACGGAGCCGTGGCGCATGTTCATCGCCCGATACGGCTACGACGTCTGCGATTATGTGGTGGAGTGCGATCCCGGGATCAGGAGACCGCCGCCTGGGCCATGAAGCGCAACGCCGTAACGCTATTGCCCGAGCCCCTGCGCCGGGAGTTGGACCAACGGATCGTGTCCGGCAGATTCTCGGGCTACTCCGACTTCGCCGCGTGGCTGGCCGAAGAGGGGTTCGAAATCAGCAAGTCGGCGGTCCACCGGTACGGCCAGGCGCTGGAGCGCCGCATCGAGGCCGTGCGCCTGGCCACCGAGCAGGCCGAAGCCCTGGTGGCCGCGGCCCCTGACGACATGGGCGCGGTCGCGGATGCGATCCTGCGGCTCAGCCAGCAGAAGATCCTGGACGTGCTCATAGCCTCGGAGAGCGGAGACCTCAAGGAAATCGCCTCGGCCTGCCGCGCGGCCGCGGACACGGCCCGGGCCGGCACGATGGTGCGCCAGGAGCGCCGCCGCGCGGTCAAGGACGCGGCGGATGCCGCGACTGGAGCCGCCCGCAAGAAAGGCGTCCCGGCGGATGCGGTCGCCGCGATCCGCGAGGCCATCGAGGGGGCGGGCGAGGCGGCATGAACCGCGAGCTGCTACCCTACCAGTCGCGCTGGGTGCAGGACCGCTCCGGCATCAAGGTGATCCAGAAGTCGCGCCGGATCGGCCTCTCGTGGGCGGAGGCCTACGACAGCGTGCTTCACGCCGCGGCGGGCGCCGGGAACGTCTACTACCAGTCCTACAACAAGGACATGACCCGCTCCTTCATAGACGACTGCGAGGGGTGGGCGAAGGTCCTGGAGATCGGGGCCGCGGCGGTGGGCGAGACCCTGATAGACCTGGACGCCAAGGACTCGGTCCTGGCCTACTGCGTCAACTTCCCGTCCGGCAAGCAGATACTCGCCATGCCGTCGAGCCCTCGCGTCTTCCGGAGCAAGGGCCGTGCGGGGGACCGGGCGATCATAGACGAGGCCGCGTTTGTCGACGATCTGGAGGCCTCGCTCAAGGCCGCCATGGCCTTCCGCATGTGGCGCGGCGACGTCCACGTTCTCTCTACCCACCACGGCGAGGGGTCGTCCTTCAACCAATTGGTCCGGGAGGTGTCGGACGGCACCCGCATGGGCAGCCTGCACACGGTCACCTTCCGCCATGCCCTCGACGAGGGGTTCTACCGGCGCATCTGCGAGGTGAATGGGGAGGAGTGGACCGACGAGGGCGAAGCGGCCTATGAGCAGGAGGTCCGGGCTGAATACGGCGCCGACGCGGAGGAGGAGCTCGACTGCATTCCCTCGGCCGCCGGCGGATCGTGGCTCTCGTGGGATCAGATCCGGGCCGTGGAGCATCCCGACGCCGGCAGGCCGGACCTCTACCGGGGCGGCCTCACCTTCATCGGCAACGACATCGCCAGGCGCAAGCACCTGTGGGTGGCGTGGGTGCTCGAGGTCGTGGGAGACGTCGTCTGGACGCGCGAGGTATCGGAGCTGCGCAACGCGAGCTTCAGCGAGCAGGACGGCGAGCTCGACCGGCTGGTGAAGCGGTACCGGCCCGTGCTGGTATCCATGGATCAGACCGGCATGGGCGAGAAGCCTGTCGAGGACGCCAGGAGGCGGTACGGGGAGAGCCGCGTGGAGGGCGTGCTGCTCACCTCCCCCCGGCGCCTGGGCGTGGCGATCGCGCTCAAGGAGCGCTGCGAAGACCGCCGTCTCCGCATCCCGTCCGACAACGCGATCCGGGGCGACTTCCACTCCATCCGCAAGGAACCCGGGGCCACGGGCGGCCCGCGCCTGGTGGCCGACGATGACGGCGAGAGCCACGCCGACCGTTTCTGGGCCGCGGCCCTGGCCTGCGCCGCGGCGGCCATGCCGCGCGGCCCCGTGGAGGGGCGCGCCACGGATGCGCCCGTGAGCGAGGGTTTCGAGCGCGGAGGCGGCCGCGTCGAGGTCGACGCCGGGCTGGGCGTGGTGCGGCCCGCGTCCCATGACCTGAGGTACATGTGATGGCGAAGCCCCGCAGGCCGATCGTGGAGGAGGTGGCGCCCAGCGCCGTGGCGGGCCTGATCGCGCTGTGGATCTCCGAGCTCCCCCTCGATCCCCGCTACTCCAACGTCCGGTACGCGCAGACCTACCGGTACGAGGAGACCGCCCTCCACCTCTACCGCGAGACCCTGAGGGACGATCGGTGCCACAGCGCCCTCAACCAGCGGATCGATGCGGTGGTGGCCCACCCATGGATGGTGGAGCCCGGCGGCGACAGGCTGCGGGACCGGCGGGCGGCCGAGGATGTCAAGCGGCAGCTGGCGTCCATCCACTTCAAGCGCATCTGCAGGCAGCTTCTCCACTACAACTGGTACGGCTACGCCATAGGCGAGGCGATATGGGCCAGGGAGGCGGGGAAGGTGCGGCTGCACGACCTGAGAATCCGCGCTCCCGAGCGGTTCCGGTGGGGACCGGACGGCGAGTTGCTTCTCCGCTCCCGCCGATCCGCCGCGGGCGAGCCGGTGCCGGAGGCCAAGTTCGTCACCCTGACCAGATCAAACGACCACGGGGACCTGCCTCACGGCCCGGGTCTGGCGCGATGGTGCTACTGGCTCGTATGGCTCCGCCGCAACGGGTTCCGGTTCTGGGCCATGGCCCTCGAGAAGTTCGGGGCGCCGACGCCCAAGGGCAAGTATCCGCGGGCGGCGACCAACGAGGAGAAGGACAAGCTCCTCAAGATCATCCAGTCCCTGGCGACGGGAGCCGGCGTCATCGTGCCCGAGGATCAGGACATCGAGTTCCTGGCCACGATGACGAGAATGAGCGGCGATTTCGAATCCTTCCAGGGCTACATCGACCGCGCCATCGCCGGTGTGCTCCTCGGCCAGTCCTCGACCTCGGATCAGGGACCGTGGCGCGGAACCGCCGAAGTGCAGAAGGACGTCCGCGACGAGACCATCGCGGCCGACGCCGACGTTCTCGACGAGGCGCTAACCCGGACGATCGCGGCCTGGCTCACCCAGTGGAACTTCCCCGGCGCCGCAACGCCGGTCATCCGGCACGACGTGGATCCGCCCGAAGACCTCGACAGCCGCGCGGAGCGCGAGGAGAAGGTGGGCCGGACCTCGGGCCTCCGGCCCACCCGCAATCACGTCGAGGACATCTACGGCGGGGAATGGGAGCCTGCCCCGAACGGGACGCCTCCGGGCAGCGCCGGCGTCGGGGACGATGCAGCCCGGTTCGCCCGCGGCGATGATGCCGACGCCATCGCGGCGGCCGCGGAGGAGATCGCCGGCGAATGGGAGCCCATCGTCAGCCCCGTCGTGGATCCGGTCCTGGCGGCCGCCCGGGAAAGCCGGGACTTCGACGACTTCGTGGCGCGCCTCCATAGCCGCGCCCCGGACGAACGGGCGCTGGCCCCCGCTTCCCGGCGACTCAACAACACCACCTTTTCCGCAGAGGTCTCCGGCCAGGCCGGCCTCGAGGAGGACGTCTGGTGAACATCGAGATGGACGGTCGCGGAAACTACGTCGCCCTGAAGGCGAGAGGCGATCTGTAGTCTTGGCCGTTCCCGAGATCCTCAACGTCCCGCCGGTCGAAGCCATCGAGCACTTCGAGGCGAAGGGCTACCACATAGGCTTCGACTGGCGGGACACCGAAGCCGCGAACCACATCCGCTCCTTCACCGTCGCCAAGGCCATGGAGACGGACATCCTCGTCGAGATCCGCGGCGCGGTCGACGCCGCGGTCCGCGACGGCGAGACTTTTGAAGACTTCCGGAACCGGCTCGAGCCCTTTCTGCACAGCAAGGGATGGTGGGGGCGCAAGCCCATGGTCGACCCGCAGGATCCGCCCCGCCTCGTCCAGCTCGGAAGTGCCCGCCGGCTGCGCACGATCTTCGAGACCAACCTCCGGATGTCGTACGCCCACGGCCGGTGGCAGCGGA
Encoded proteins:
- a CDS encoding regulatory protein GemA gives rise to the protein MTPPDAKQVIPLRSERWTKLVRAVHARRRQLDLDEDRYRDAIERATGKRSCSDLGTVGLGAVLIELGKLRPSSVLPDAPGASKLRALWIAGWHLGVVQDRRDSALAAFVRRECGVDAAGWATARDLGKAIDRLKAWLRREAGVKWPQRDRTNRERGRGEAMAVLEAQHRALGLDPPALTTIETVNLVIAALGQAVRDLKSGHEDRG
- a CDS encoding DUF3486 family protein — its product is MKRNAVTLLPEPLRRELDQRIVSGRFSGYSDFAAWLAEEGFEISKSAVHRYGQALERRIEAVRLATEQAEALVAAAPDDMGAVADAILRLSQQKILDVLIASESGDLKEIASACRAAADTARAGTMVRQERRRAVKDAADAATGAARKKGVPADAVAAIREAIEGAGEAA
- a CDS encoding DUF935 family protein, translated to MAKPRRPIVEEVAPSAVAGLIALWISELPLDPRYSNVRYAQTYRYEETALHLYRETLRDDRCHSALNQRIDAVVAHPWMVEPGGDRLRDRRAAEDVKRQLASIHFKRICRQLLHYNWYGYAIGEAIWAREAGKVRLHDLRIRAPERFRWGPDGELLLRSRRSAAGEPVPEAKFVTLTRSNDHGDLPHGPGLARWCYWLVWLRRNGFRFWAMALEKFGAPTPKGKYPRAATNEEKDKLLKIIQSLATGAGVIVPEDQDIEFLATMTRMSGDFESFQGYIDRAIAGVLLGQSSTSDQGPWRGTAEVQKDVRDETIAADADVLDEALTRTIAAWLTQWNFPGAATPVIRHDVDPPEDLDSRAEREEKVGRTSGLRPTRNHVEDIYGGEWEPAPNGTPPGSAGVGDDAARFARGDDADAIAAAAEEIAGEWEPIVSPVVDPVLAAARESRDFDDFVARLHSRAPDERALAPASRRLNNTTFSAEVSGQAGLEEDVW